A portion of the Cryptomeria japonica chromosome 5, Sugi_1.0, whole genome shotgun sequence genome contains these proteins:
- the LOC131068741 gene encoding uncharacterized protein LOC131068741 isoform X1 yields the protein MELQRAVSIGARITGALHTQRHDDATADTFHSTRNLSHQQEEMSTLMHNAEEMVKGETTPDLAEGKSCIISQSEDDQISNKSVHGLNQTEDIKNDDNMNSLKACEIHANNVPEAETMSSLESSSNVTMVVSKQSLCTASVKFQPKLDREDNKKAFTYEHSDSFENKDTTESVKKGTEKHDRCTPSANSHIIGTSYSRGSPMDWFPRRRTESYLERKIRMLQEVEGMNGTLDETLGGSNPHLSRIEREKLEAQAAAAVAMDAHKAALVEAAWCRILKAARIPCELAEVELQNAEKKAAESFDAASVLGVVMHNKPGSSKQSLEVKTSTANGSQTHIVSASFQTAFEVDKEVAGAVKVAFSHLTHFPASAISDIFNVNDNACRSGNALDTDSIGFDVLSSENDDQTEGEHQTDSDLKKSRDTIDPHTNCALIGKHVTNESFCKPKNHPKSQHSKKEPTDEVGIRDELINLMLERMKLIKEEELVSLAMIVATRGLSAMLKEENKEQELNSKCNSGSLGDILVKHVSRLEAEKAAAAAASKVLVPQDSRKKTTPQTLPDLGSILVKHVSKLEREVQEARKLAKEMQSEDQNNGYDKENRDVNSASNKNTHATNKVNLDVVNPKNINDLDNIQKSNSTSTLPFSHAGTILVKHEMNNATEGDQEANTKQRHYNEEHEERLDKALVNQVSKLEKEKLAALTLERQSSQREQKDQYQCDNLDKILIKHVSQLENMKMAAQEGLHKILKKQMQNDEKSDEGLDKILIKHVSRLERQKLEASPEAFQWVRKQHQHDENNLGSLDKILVKHISRLEREKQEASPEAFQRVQREQRHHDENSWESLDKVFVKHISRLEKEKQEASPEAFQRVKKEQHHHDENSRESLGKILVKHISRLEKEKQEASPEAFQRVKKEQHHHDENSRGSLDKILVKHISRLEKEKQEASPEAFQRVQREQHHHDENSWGSLDKVLVKHMSRLEREKLTAPGNETSQEHENNSILKRNKNARDQEIQHAWRGMSLGNSLRPHFSKLELDKAAWLEAEEEELKRTSKH from the exons GAGATGGTCAAAGGAGAGACTACACCAGATTTGGCAGAAGGCAAGAGTTGTATCATTAGCCAGTCTGAAGATGATCAGATTAGCAATAAATCTGTTCATGGGCTCAATCAAACTGAAGATATCAAGAATGATGATAACATGAATTCACTCAAAGCTTGTGAAATCCATGCAAACAATGTACCTGAGGCTGAAACAATGTCATCACTGGAATCTTCTTCTAATGTGACTATGGTTGTAAGCAAACAAAGCCTATGTACTGCTTCTGTTAAATTCCAGCCTAAATTAGACAGGGAAGATAACAAAAAGGCATTTACCTATGAACATTCAGATTCTTTTGAAAATAAAGATACAACAGAAAGCGTAAAGAAAGGGACCGAGAAACATGACAGATGCACACCATCTGCAAATTCACACATCATTGGCACTTCTTACAGTAGAGGGTCTCCTATGGACTGGTTCCCACGACGGAGGACAGAATCATATCTGGAACGGAAGATTAGGATGTTGCAG GAAGTGGAAGGCATGAATGGCACACTTGATGAAACTTTGGGTGGATCAAATCCACACTTATCTCGAATAGAAAGAGAAAAGCTTGAAGCTCAAGCTGCAGCAGCAGTAGCAATGGATGCTCATAAAGCTGCATTGGTGGAAGCTGCCTGGTGCCGCATCCTTAAAGCAGCTAG AATTCCGTGTGAATTGGCTGAAGTAGAACTGCAGAATGCTGAGAAGAAGGCTGCAGAATCTTTTGATGCAGCATCCGTACTTGGGGTAGTTATGCATAACAAACCTGGAAGTTCCAAGCAATCGTTGGAAGTTAAAACTTCAACAGCTAATGGAAGCCAAACACATATTGTTTCTGCCTCATTTCAAACAGCCTTTGAAGTTGATAAGGAAGTTGCTGGAGCAGTAAAAGTAGCATTTTCCCATTTAACTCATTTTCCAGCTTCTGCTATTTCAGATATTTTTAATGTTAATGACAATGCATGCAGAAGTGGCAATGCCTTGGATACCGATTCAATTGGTTTTGATGTCTTATCTTCTGAAAATGATGATCAAACTGAAGGTGAACACCAGACTGATTCTGATCTTAAAAAAAGCAGAGACACTATTGATCCTCACACAAATTGTGCTCTAATAGGGAAGCATGTTACTAATGAATCTTTTTGCAAACCAAAAAACCATCCAAAATCTCAACACTCCAAGAAAGAACCTACTGATGAAGTTGGAATTCGAGATGAACTTATTAACCTAATGCTTGAGAGAATGAAACTCATTAAAGAAGAAGAGCTCGTCTCTCTTGCAATGATAGTTGCAACCCGAGGCCTTAGTGCTATGCTCAAGGAGGAGAACAAGGAACAAGAACTAAATAGCAAGTGCAATTCAGGAAGTCTAGGAGATATCTTGGTGAAACATGTTTCTCGTTTGGAGGCAGAAAaagctgctgctgctgctgcttcTAAAGTATTAGTGCCACAAGATTCAAGAAAGAAAACCACTCCTCAAACATTGCCTGATCTTGGAAGCATCCTTGTAAAGCATGTTTCAAAACTTGAAAGGGAAGTTCAAGAAGCCAGAAAGTTAGCAAAAGAAATGCAATCTGAAGACCAAAATAATGGTTATGATAAAGAGAATCGAGATGTAAATTCTGCTTCAAACAAGAATACACATGCTACAAACAAGGTCAATCTTGATGTTGTCAATCCTAAAAATATCAACGATTTGGATAATATACAAAAATCCAATTCTACTTCCACATTACCTTTTTCTCATGCTGGTACTATTCTGGTCAAACATGAAATGAATAATGCCACAGAAGGTGATCAAGAAGCAAATACAAAGCAACGCCATTATAATGAGGAACATGAGGAGAGATTAGATAAAGCATTGGTCAATCAGGTCTCAAAATTGGAAAAGGAGAAACTGGCAGCATTGACATTGGAAAGACAATCATCTCAAAGGGAGCAAAAAGATCAGTACCAATGCGACAATTTAGATAAGATCTTAATCAAACATGTTTCTCAGCTGGAGAACATGAAAATGGCAGCACAAGAAGGTTtacataaaattttgaaaaagcaGATGCAAAATGATGAGAAAAGTGATGAAGGTTTAGATAAAATTTTGATCAAGCATGTCTCTAGATTGGAGAGGCAGAAGCTAGAAGCGTCCCCAGAAGCATTTCAGTGGGTGAGAAAACAACACCAACATGATGAGAATAATTTGGGGAGTTTAGATAAGATCTTGGTCAAACATATTTCTAGACTTGAGAGGGAGAAACAAGAAGCATCACCAGAAGCATTTCAGAGAGTGCAAAGAGAACAACGTCATCATGATGAGAATAGTTGGGAGAGTTTAGATAAGGTCTTCGTCAAACACATTTCTAGACttgagaaggagaaacaagaagcaTCACCAGAAGCATTTCAGAGAGTGAAAAAAGAACAACACCATCATGATGAGAATAGTAGGGAGAGTTTAGGTAAGATCTTGGTCAAACATATATCTAGACttgagaaggagaaacaagaagcgTCACCAGAGGCATTTCAGAGAGTAAAAAAAGAACAACACCATCATGATGAGAATAGTAGGGGGAGTTTAGATAAGATCTTGGTCAAACATATATCTAGACttgagaaggagaaacaagaagcaTCACCAGAAGCATTTCAGAGAGTGCAAAGAGAACAACACCATCATGATGAGAATAGTTGGGGGAGTTTAGATAAGGTCTTGGTCAAACATATGtctagacttgagagagagaaacTGACAGCACCAGGAAATGAAACATCTCAAGAACATGAAAACAACAGCATTTTGAAAAGGAACAAAAATGCTAGAGATCAAGAGATACAACACGCATGGAGAGGTATGAGTCTTGGAAATTCTTTAAGGCCTCACTTTTCTAAGCTTGAGCTTGACAAG GCTGCTTGGCTGGAAGCAGAGGAGGAAGAACTAAAACGTACATCGAAACACTGA
- the LOC131068741 gene encoding uncharacterized protein LOC131068741 isoform X2 encodes MSTLMHNAEEMVKGETTPDLAEGKSCIISQSEDDQISNKSVHGLNQTEDIKNDDNMNSLKACEIHANNVPEAETMSSLESSSNVTMVVSKQSLCTASVKFQPKLDREDNKKAFTYEHSDSFENKDTTESVKKGTEKHDRCTPSANSHIIGTSYSRGSPMDWFPRRRTESYLERKIRMLQEVEGMNGTLDETLGGSNPHLSRIEREKLEAQAAAAVAMDAHKAALVEAAWCRILKAARIPCELAEVELQNAEKKAAESFDAASVLGVVMHNKPGSSKQSLEVKTSTANGSQTHIVSASFQTAFEVDKEVAGAVKVAFSHLTHFPASAISDIFNVNDNACRSGNALDTDSIGFDVLSSENDDQTEGEHQTDSDLKKSRDTIDPHTNCALIGKHVTNESFCKPKNHPKSQHSKKEPTDEVGIRDELINLMLERMKLIKEEELVSLAMIVATRGLSAMLKEENKEQELNSKCNSGSLGDILVKHVSRLEAEKAAAAAASKVLVPQDSRKKTTPQTLPDLGSILVKHVSKLEREVQEARKLAKEMQSEDQNNGYDKENRDVNSASNKNTHATNKVNLDVVNPKNINDLDNIQKSNSTSTLPFSHAGTILVKHEMNNATEGDQEANTKQRHYNEEHEERLDKALVNQVSKLEKEKLAALTLERQSSQREQKDQYQCDNLDKILIKHVSQLENMKMAAQEGLHKILKKQMQNDEKSDEGLDKILIKHVSRLERQKLEASPEAFQWVRKQHQHDENNLGSLDKILVKHISRLEREKQEASPEAFQRVQREQRHHDENSWESLDKVFVKHISRLEKEKQEASPEAFQRVKKEQHHHDENSRESLGKILVKHISRLEKEKQEASPEAFQRVKKEQHHHDENSRGSLDKILVKHISRLEKEKQEASPEAFQRVQREQHHHDENSWGSLDKVLVKHMSRLEREKLTAPGNETSQEHENNSILKRNKNARDQEIQHAWRGMSLGNSLRPHFSKLELDKAAWLEAEEEELKRTSKH; translated from the exons GAGATGGTCAAAGGAGAGACTACACCAGATTTGGCAGAAGGCAAGAGTTGTATCATTAGCCAGTCTGAAGATGATCAGATTAGCAATAAATCTGTTCATGGGCTCAATCAAACTGAAGATATCAAGAATGATGATAACATGAATTCACTCAAAGCTTGTGAAATCCATGCAAACAATGTACCTGAGGCTGAAACAATGTCATCACTGGAATCTTCTTCTAATGTGACTATGGTTGTAAGCAAACAAAGCCTATGTACTGCTTCTGTTAAATTCCAGCCTAAATTAGACAGGGAAGATAACAAAAAGGCATTTACCTATGAACATTCAGATTCTTTTGAAAATAAAGATACAACAGAAAGCGTAAAGAAAGGGACCGAGAAACATGACAGATGCACACCATCTGCAAATTCACACATCATTGGCACTTCTTACAGTAGAGGGTCTCCTATGGACTGGTTCCCACGACGGAGGACAGAATCATATCTGGAACGGAAGATTAGGATGTTGCAG GAAGTGGAAGGCATGAATGGCACACTTGATGAAACTTTGGGTGGATCAAATCCACACTTATCTCGAATAGAAAGAGAAAAGCTTGAAGCTCAAGCTGCAGCAGCAGTAGCAATGGATGCTCATAAAGCTGCATTGGTGGAAGCTGCCTGGTGCCGCATCCTTAAAGCAGCTAG AATTCCGTGTGAATTGGCTGAAGTAGAACTGCAGAATGCTGAGAAGAAGGCTGCAGAATCTTTTGATGCAGCATCCGTACTTGGGGTAGTTATGCATAACAAACCTGGAAGTTCCAAGCAATCGTTGGAAGTTAAAACTTCAACAGCTAATGGAAGCCAAACACATATTGTTTCTGCCTCATTTCAAACAGCCTTTGAAGTTGATAAGGAAGTTGCTGGAGCAGTAAAAGTAGCATTTTCCCATTTAACTCATTTTCCAGCTTCTGCTATTTCAGATATTTTTAATGTTAATGACAATGCATGCAGAAGTGGCAATGCCTTGGATACCGATTCAATTGGTTTTGATGTCTTATCTTCTGAAAATGATGATCAAACTGAAGGTGAACACCAGACTGATTCTGATCTTAAAAAAAGCAGAGACACTATTGATCCTCACACAAATTGTGCTCTAATAGGGAAGCATGTTACTAATGAATCTTTTTGCAAACCAAAAAACCATCCAAAATCTCAACACTCCAAGAAAGAACCTACTGATGAAGTTGGAATTCGAGATGAACTTATTAACCTAATGCTTGAGAGAATGAAACTCATTAAAGAAGAAGAGCTCGTCTCTCTTGCAATGATAGTTGCAACCCGAGGCCTTAGTGCTATGCTCAAGGAGGAGAACAAGGAACAAGAACTAAATAGCAAGTGCAATTCAGGAAGTCTAGGAGATATCTTGGTGAAACATGTTTCTCGTTTGGAGGCAGAAAaagctgctgctgctgctgcttcTAAAGTATTAGTGCCACAAGATTCAAGAAAGAAAACCACTCCTCAAACATTGCCTGATCTTGGAAGCATCCTTGTAAAGCATGTTTCAAAACTTGAAAGGGAAGTTCAAGAAGCCAGAAAGTTAGCAAAAGAAATGCAATCTGAAGACCAAAATAATGGTTATGATAAAGAGAATCGAGATGTAAATTCTGCTTCAAACAAGAATACACATGCTACAAACAAGGTCAATCTTGATGTTGTCAATCCTAAAAATATCAACGATTTGGATAATATACAAAAATCCAATTCTACTTCCACATTACCTTTTTCTCATGCTGGTACTATTCTGGTCAAACATGAAATGAATAATGCCACAGAAGGTGATCAAGAAGCAAATACAAAGCAACGCCATTATAATGAGGAACATGAGGAGAGATTAGATAAAGCATTGGTCAATCAGGTCTCAAAATTGGAAAAGGAGAAACTGGCAGCATTGACATTGGAAAGACAATCATCTCAAAGGGAGCAAAAAGATCAGTACCAATGCGACAATTTAGATAAGATCTTAATCAAACATGTTTCTCAGCTGGAGAACATGAAAATGGCAGCACAAGAAGGTTtacataaaattttgaaaaagcaGATGCAAAATGATGAGAAAAGTGATGAAGGTTTAGATAAAATTTTGATCAAGCATGTCTCTAGATTGGAGAGGCAGAAGCTAGAAGCGTCCCCAGAAGCATTTCAGTGGGTGAGAAAACAACACCAACATGATGAGAATAATTTGGGGAGTTTAGATAAGATCTTGGTCAAACATATTTCTAGACTTGAGAGGGAGAAACAAGAAGCATCACCAGAAGCATTTCAGAGAGTGCAAAGAGAACAACGTCATCATGATGAGAATAGTTGGGAGAGTTTAGATAAGGTCTTCGTCAAACACATTTCTAGACttgagaaggagaaacaagaagcaTCACCAGAAGCATTTCAGAGAGTGAAAAAAGAACAACACCATCATGATGAGAATAGTAGGGAGAGTTTAGGTAAGATCTTGGTCAAACATATATCTAGACttgagaaggagaaacaagaagcgTCACCAGAGGCATTTCAGAGAGTAAAAAAAGAACAACACCATCATGATGAGAATAGTAGGGGGAGTTTAGATAAGATCTTGGTCAAACATATATCTAGACttgagaaggagaaacaagaagcaTCACCAGAAGCATTTCAGAGAGTGCAAAGAGAACAACACCATCATGATGAGAATAGTTGGGGGAGTTTAGATAAGGTCTTGGTCAAACATATGtctagacttgagagagagaaacTGACAGCACCAGGAAATGAAACATCTCAAGAACATGAAAACAACAGCATTTTGAAAAGGAACAAAAATGCTAGAGATCAAGAGATACAACACGCATGGAGAGGTATGAGTCTTGGAAATTCTTTAAGGCCTCACTTTTCTAAGCTTGAGCTTGACAAG GCTGCTTGGCTGGAAGCAGAGGAGGAAGAACTAAAACGTACATCGAAACACTGA